A genomic stretch from Suncus etruscus isolate mSunEtr1 chromosome 17, mSunEtr1.pri.cur, whole genome shotgun sequence includes:
- the LOC126033604 gene encoding LOW QUALITY PROTEIN: poly(A) polymerase alpha-like (The sequence of the model RefSeq protein was modified relative to this genomic sequence to represent the inferred CDS: substituted 1 base at 1 genomic stop codon): MPFPVTTQGSQPTQPPQKHYGITSPISLAAPKETDCVLTQRLIETLKPFGVFEEEEELQRRILILEKLNILVKEWIREISESKNLPQSVIENVGGKIFTFGSYRLGVHTKGADIDALCVAPRHVDRSDFFTSFYDKLKLQEEVKDLRAVEEAFVPVIKLCFDGIEIDILFARLALQTIPEDLDLRDDSLLKTLDIRCTRSLNGCRVTDEILHLVPNIDNFRLTLRAIKLWAKRHNIYSNILGFLGGVSWAMLVARTCQLYPNAIAXTLVHKFFLVFSKWYVFRLY, translated from the exons ATGCCGTTTCCAGTTACAACGCAGGGGTCACAACCAACACAGCCACCACAGAAACACTATGGCATTACCTCTCCCATCAGCTTAGCAGCCCCCAAGGAGACTGACTGCGTCCTCACCCAGAGACTCATCGAGACACTGAAGCCCTTTGGGGTATTCGAAGAGGAAGAGGAGCTGCAACGCAGGATTTTGATTTTGGAGAAGCTGAATATCCTGGTAAAAGAATGGATACGAGAAATCAGTGAAAGCAAGAATCTTCCTCAATCTGTAATTGAAAATGTTGGAGGAAAAATTTTTACATTTGGATCTTACAGATTAGGAGTACATACAAAAG GTGCCGATATTGATGCTTTATGTGTTGCACCAAGACATGTTGATCGAAGTGACTTTTTCACCTCATTCTATGATAAATTGAAATTACAGGAAGAAGTGAAAGATTTACGAGCTGTTGAAGAGGCGTTTGTACCAGTTATCAAACTATGTTTTGATGGGATAGAGattgatattttatttgcaaGATTAGCACTGCAGACTATTCCAGAAGATTTGGACCTACGAGATGACAGTCTGCTTAAAACTTTAGATATAAGATGCACAAGAAGTCTTAATGGTTGCAGGGTAACCGATGAAATTTTACATCTAGTACCAAACATTGACAACTTCAGGTTAACTCTGAGAGCTATCAAACTGTGGGCCAAACGCCACAACATCTATTCCAATATATTAGGTTTCCTCGGTGGTGTTTCCTGGGCTATGCTAGTAGCAAGAACTTGCCAGCTTTATCCAAATGCAATAGCATAAACTCTTGTACATAAATTTTTCTTGGTATTTTCTAAATGGTATGTGTttagattatattaa